GATCTGAGTTGAATCCTCTGCGCCTCAGGTAACCGGCAGCTCTTCGAAATGCCTTATCGCTATCAAGGTGAGCATATCTGCTTTTCACAGTTTTTATCAGAATCTCAGACAGCTCGTTGTCGTCATACTCTTCAAGAATACTATCGATGATACTTTCTTTAATCCCCCTCCGCCGGAGTTCAGCACGAATCCGGTATTTCCCCATCGGAGAATTATTGGAATGGCTTCGCAGAAAGATAGATGCATATCTTTCATCATCTACAATATTACTTCGCTCCGCCCACTCCAGGGTATCATTAATAACCTGCTCAAGATATTTCTTATCAAGAAGATGTTTTCTGAGCTGGTTGGCTGTATGCTCGGATTTCGCCAGGTATCTCTCAGTGTCTTTTCTGGCTGCAGGTGCCTGTTTACGAACAGCAGCTTCTTCAACAGCAGCAGCATCGATTTCCGCATCAGGTTCAAGTCCCATCCGCACGATCTGATCCTGTGGAAGCAGCCATGATCTTCCGCCTGCTATGACAAGGAACCAGCCTTTCCTGATCTGTCTGATTTCCTCTATGAGAGCCAGTCTCTACTCCTTTTTCTCTCCCGGTTCCTCCTGGGTATCTTCCTGTCCGGGTATTTCAAGTTTCTCCCTTATCTTCATTTCAAGGGAATCGGCAATATCAGGGTTTTCCTGAAGGAAGGTCCTGCTGTTCTCGCGTCCCTGTCCGAGCTGAATGTCCTCCATTGAGTACCATGTTCCCCTGCGTGTTATCAGACCGATATCCATTCCCAGATCAATGAGTTCACCATGTCTGGAGATTCCGAAACCATGGAGAATATCGCATTCAATATTCCGGAATGGGGGGGCCAGCTTATTCTTAACAACTTTTATTCTTGTACGGCTTCCTATAACTTCATCACCCTGC
This genomic window from Candidatus Aegiribacteria sp. contains:
- a CDS encoding recombination regulator RecX → MRMGLEPDAEIDAAAVEEAAVRKQAPAARKDTERYLAKSEHTANQLRKHLLDKKYLEQVINDTLEWAERSNIVDDERYASIFLRSHSNNSPMGKYRIRAELRRRGIKESIIDSILEEYDDNELSEILIKTVKSRYAHLDSDKAFRRAAGYLRRRGFNSDLIMMVIKSAFVDSGEDTS